In Papaver somniferum cultivar HN1 unplaced genomic scaffold, ASM357369v1 unplaced-scaffold_114, whole genome shotgun sequence, a genomic segment contains:
- the LOC113328947 gene encoding hypersensitive-induced reaction 1 protein-like, with amino-acid sequence MGNLFCCVKVDQSKVAIKERFGKYQEVLEPGCHCLPWVFGEFIAGHLSLRVQQLDVKCETKTKDNVFVNVVASVQYRAMADRANDAFYKLSNTRTQIQSYVFDVIRASVPKMNLDDTFEQKNEIAKAVELELEKAMSAYGYEIVQTLIVDIEPAQNVKSAMNEINAAARLRLAAQEKGEAEKIMQIKRAEGDAESKHLSGLGIARQRQAIVDGLRDSVLGFSINVPGTTPKDVMDMVLVTQYFDTMKEIGATSKSSAVFIPHGPGAVRDVATQIRDGLLQANNLRTD; translated from the exons ATGGGAAATCTCTTCTGCTGTGTGAAAGTGGATCAATCCAAAGTAGCTATCAAGGAAAGGTTTGGAAAGTATCAAGAGGTACTCGAACCCGGATGTCATTGCCTGCCCTGGGTTTTTGGCGAATTCATCGCTGGCCATCTTTCACTTCGTGTGCAGCAGCTGGATGTCAAGTGCGAAACTAAGACAAAG GATAATGTTTTTGTCAATGTCGTTGCATCAGTTCAGTATCGGGCTATGGCTGATAGGGCTAACGATGCTTTTTACAAACTGAGTAATACGAGGACCCAGATTCAGTCATATGTCTTTGATG TTATCCGAGCAAGTGTTCCAAAGATGAATCTTGACGACACCTTCGAGCAAAAGAATGAGATAGCAAAAGCTGTTGAATTGGAACTGGAGAAGGCCATGTCTGCTTACGGATATGAGATTGTGCAGACACTCATTGTTGATATAGAACCCGCCCAGAATGTGAAGAGCGCAATGAATGAAATTAATGCTG CGGCAAGGTTGAGGTTAGCAGCCCAGGAGAAGGGAGAAGCTGAAAAGATCATGCAAATTAAGAGAGCTGAGGGAGACGCGGAGTCTAAACACTTGTCTGGATTGGGTATTGCTCGTCAGCGCCAAGCTATTGTGGATGGTCTTAGAGACAGTGTTCTTGGGTTCTCGATTAATGTTCCAGGGACTACGCCAAAGGATGTTATGGATATGGTTCTAGTTACTCAGTATTTTGATACCATGAAGGAGATTGGAGCTACCTCCAAATCTTCAGCTGTATTCATCCCTCATGGACCTGGTGCTGTTCGTGATGTTGCCACCCAGATACGGGATGGACTTCTTCAGGCAAACAACTTGCGTACTGATTAG